Proteins encoded in a region of the Pirellulales bacterium genome:
- a CDS encoding tRNA (cytidine(34)-2'-O)-methyltransferase — MHVVLYQPEIPHNTGSVGRTCVAVGAKLWLVRPLGFRLDDYYLRRAGLDYWEYLDWEVVDDWGQLRQKLPQRPWLFTKRATGSYADARYESDDVLIFGCESAGLPAAILDEFADRQLRIPIRPEARSLNLSNSVAIALFEAQRQLISAR; from the coding sequence ATGCACGTCGTACTTTATCAGCCCGAGATTCCGCACAACACCGGCAGCGTGGGTCGCACCTGCGTGGCGGTCGGCGCCAAGCTGTGGCTGGTGCGTCCGCTGGGGTTTCGATTGGACGACTATTACCTGCGCCGCGCCGGACTCGATTATTGGGAGTACCTCGACTGGGAGGTGGTCGACGACTGGGGCCAACTCCGTCAAAAGTTGCCACAGCGACCTTGGCTCTTCACCAAGCGCGCGACCGGCAGCTATGCCGACGCGCGCTATGAGTCAGACGACGTGCTAATCTTTGGCTGCGAATCGGCGGGCTTGCCAGCGGCGATTTTGGACGAGTTCGCCGACCGCCAACTGCGGATACCGATCCGGCCCGAGGCCAGAAGCCTCAACCTGTCGAACAGCGTGGCGATCGCGCTCTTCGAGGCGCAGCGGCAGCTAATCAGCGCGCGGTAG
- a CDS encoding DUF1801 domain-containing protein: MATTTAKKSAAVASKTITPAAYLRELAEPRRGELTTLHRLIRAQAPRLKPIGDKNGIGYGPFHFRYASGREGDTFWLGLSSRKQYISLYVMCVTVEEKYLAETYKPRLPKAKIGKCCVTFRKLVDVDLAVIENLIQDAVRLIDSGVPWDNHLRQQTKPSRRA; this comes from the coding sequence ATGGCCACCACCACAGCCAAAAAATCGGCTGCCGTCGCATCCAAAACCATCACGCCGGCCGCGTACCTCCGCGAGTTGGCCGAGCCGCGCCGCGGCGAGCTAACGACCTTGCACCGGCTGATCCGCGCCCAGGCGCCGCGGCTGAAGCCCATCGGCGACAAGAATGGCATCGGCTACGGGCCGTTCCACTTTCGCTACGCCAGCGGTCGCGAAGGCGACACGTTCTGGCTCGGCCTCTCGTCGCGCAAGCAGTACATCTCGCTGTATGTGATGTGCGTCACGGTCGAGGAGAAATACCTGGCGGAAACCTACAAGCCGCGGCTTCCCAAAGCCAAGATCGGCAAGTGCTGCGTCACCTTCCGCAAGCTGGTCGATGTTGATCTGGCGGTGATCGAGAACCTGATTCAAGACGCCGTCCGACTCATTGATAGCGGTGTGCCGTGGGACAACCACCTGCGTCAGCAAACGAAGCCATCCCGCCGCGCGTAG
- a CDS encoding universal stress protein encodes MFRKILLPLDLDPKHHRAVDTAIALAKHADGEVTLLHVIESIEGLEAEEDKDFYEQLEAASRDVLKKFHEQLEHAGVRAHWEICYGKHSAEILRHIGEHEIDLIVLTSPRYDPDHPQAAAASLSWKLGVVSPCTVLLIKNAE; translated from the coding sequence ATGTTTCGCAAGATACTACTGCCGCTCGACCTCGATCCCAAGCACCACCGAGCAGTCGATACCGCCATCGCGCTCGCCAAGCACGCCGATGGCGAGGTGACGCTGTTGCACGTGATCGAGTCGATTGAAGGGTTGGAAGCCGAGGAGGACAAGGACTTTTACGAGCAGCTCGAAGCGGCCTCGCGCGATGTGCTCAAAAAGTTTCACGAGCAGCTCGAACACGCGGGCGTCCGCGCCCACTGGGAAATCTGCTACGGCAAGCACTCGGCCGAAATCTTGCGGCACATCGGCGAGCACGAGATCGACCTGATCGTGCTGACGTCGCCTCGCTACGACCCCGACCATCCGCAAGCCGCCGCCGCCAGTCTGAGCTGGAAGCTCGGCGTGGTCTCGCCCTGCACGGTGCTCTTGATCAAAAACGCCGAGTGA
- a CDS encoding GNAT family N-acetyltransferase, with translation MSVNSELELRLASNDEQRAAHANCHDVWSMGMPLDAHVERRMTSAMHQRARWYVGLCEGHVVTGLGCHPTLFSVRGAATPGIAIASVHTLSSHRGRGFAPRLIEFVEREERAAGARLSVLFSDVGVPYYAQMGYRACPAHRAGAETPPQVAVVLRNLKLQPATVAEYLPVMQELHATLCRESPLYFVRTREYARQLTQRYPSDQCLLLMDGGEAVGYLQVALRPNLLLIRDLGVRDDATHLRRAMYELIFDRAQQLGLARVEGWLPRDYDTTEYFYVAARPQEITMFKPLDKSVVLDEACLAAADRVCEIDHV, from the coding sequence GTGAGCGTGAACAGCGAATTGGAATTGCGACTGGCCAGCAACGACGAGCAGCGGGCGGCGCACGCCAACTGCCACGATGTATGGTCGATGGGGATGCCGCTGGACGCGCATGTCGAGCGGCGGATGACATCGGCCATGCACCAGCGGGCGCGCTGGTATGTGGGGCTGTGCGAAGGGCACGTGGTAACCGGGCTGGGTTGCCATCCGACGCTATTCAGCGTGCGGGGCGCGGCGACGCCGGGCATTGCCATCGCGTCGGTGCATACGCTGTCGAGTCATCGCGGACGCGGCTTCGCGCCGAGGTTGATCGAATTTGTCGAGCGTGAGGAGCGCGCCGCCGGCGCGCGGCTGAGCGTGCTGTTCAGCGATGTGGGCGTGCCCTATTACGCCCAGATGGGTTACCGGGCCTGTCCGGCGCATCGCGCGGGGGCCGAAACGCCGCCTCAAGTGGCGGTCGTATTGCGGAACTTGAAGCTGCAACCGGCGACAGTCGCCGAGTATCTGCCGGTAATGCAGGAGTTGCACGCCACGCTCTGTCGCGAATCGCCGCTCTATTTTGTTCGCACGCGAGAGTACGCCCGACAGTTGACCCAGCGCTACCCGAGCGATCAATGCCTGTTGCTCATGGACGGTGGCGAGGCGGTGGGATATTTGCAGGTGGCGCTGCGGCCGAATCTGTTGTTGATCCGCGACCTGGGCGTGCGGGACGACGCGACGCATCTACGCCGAGCCATGTATGAACTGATTTTTGACAGGGCGCAGCAGCTTGGGCTAGCGCGGGTGGAGGGTTGGTTGCCGCGCGATTACGACACCACGGAATATTTTTACGTGGCGGCGCGGCCGCAAGAGATCACCATGTTCAAGCCGCTGGACAAGTCGGTGGTATTGGATGAGGCGTGTCTGGCGGCGGCCGATCGCGTCTGCGAGATCGACCATGTGTGA
- a CDS encoding glycoside hydrolase family 88 protein encodes MALSAARDAVYRRALDFAARQTRAVVEREPGFYPMYTRQGRWRHGQEAWTQWTDGFFAGLLWKLYAYTGDPWWRQQAEVYSAALEPRQHDREVHDLGFVFLNSYWPWQCVSGDRRLEAVIVQAGRTLAMRFNERGQFLRSFLAPESLFIDIMMNVPIILHAARVTGDVRLREIALAHCRTTARYLVRADGSTAHEGIFDLETGQFLRQSTQQGLRAESAWARGLAWSLYGFATVYRYTELPEFLEVSRRNAAYFVEHLPADGVPHWDFDADPTAPPPWGAQKDSSAAAIAASGLFDLAQLSGEDRWREAALQLLDALCGPKFLADQTPGWEGMLLHGVYHTGKGLGVDESVIWGDFFFVEALGKAVGLASSANSLPHSGADPQNS; translated from the coding sequence ATGGCTCTCAGCGCCGCGCGCGACGCGGTCTATCGACGGGCGCTCGACTTCGCCGCGCGGCAAACGCGCGCCGTGGTGGAGCGCGAGCCCGGCTTTTATCCGATGTACACTCGGCAGGGGCGCTGGCGCCACGGTCAGGAGGCGTGGACGCAATGGACCGACGGCTTCTTTGCCGGACTCTTGTGGAAGCTATACGCCTACACCGGCGACCCTTGGTGGCGGCAGCAGGCGGAAGTCTATTCCGCGGCGCTTGAACCGCGGCAGCACGATCGCGAAGTCCACGATCTGGGCTTTGTCTTTCTCAATTCTTATTGGCCGTGGCAATGCGTCAGCGGCGATCGGCGACTCGAAGCGGTGATCGTGCAGGCGGGGCGCACGCTGGCGATGCGATTTAATGAGCGCGGTCAATTCCTGCGGTCGTTTCTCGCCCCCGAGTCGCTGTTCATCGATATCATGATGAACGTGCCGATCATTCTGCACGCCGCTCGCGTCACGGGCGACGTGCGGCTGCGCGAGATCGCTCTGGCGCACTGCCGCACGACGGCGCGTTATCTGGTGCGCGCTGATGGCTCCACCGCGCACGAAGGGATCTTTGACTTGGAGACGGGTCAATTCCTGCGGCAATCGACGCAGCAAGGCCTGCGCGCCGAGAGCGCTTGGGCGCGCGGGTTGGCGTGGTCGCTATACGGCTTCGCCACCGTGTATCGCTACACCGAGTTGCCAGAGTTTTTGGAAGTCTCGCGGCGCAACGCCGCGTATTTTGTCGAACACTTGCCCGCGGACGGCGTGCCGCATTGGGACTTCGACGCCGACCCGACCGCGCCGCCGCCGTGGGGCGCGCAAAAAGACAGTTCCGCCGCGGCCATCGCGGCCAGCGGACTGTTCGATCTGGCGCAGCTATCGGGCGAAGACCGCTGGCGCGAGGCAGCGCTCCAACTGCTCGACGCTTTATGCGGTCCAAAATTTCTGGCCGATCAAACGCCCGGCTGGGAAGGGATGCTGCTGCATGGCGTCTACCATACCGGCAAGGGCCTGGGAGTGGACGAGTCGGTGATCTGGGGAGACTTTTTCTTTGTCGAGGCGCTCGGCAAGGCGGTCGGTCTTGCCTCATCGGCAAACTCGCTTCCCCACTCTGGCGCCGACCCGCAGAATAGCTAG
- a CDS encoding M2 family metallopeptidase: MRLTRALLLTTGTTLCMLCASPALAADADLAERAARFVAEHEQKIRPLEIEVSKSWWLANTTGESSAFERKQTLETQLDVALADPERFAELKALHEGREQIADPILQRQIVVLYLQYLAKQVDPDLLKQIIAKSNAVEQAFNVFRPQVDGTEKTDNEVRQVLSSSKDSARRRAYWEASKKVGGVVAADLAELVRLRNEAAHKLGFKNYHVMQLYLAEQDQAKMLALFDELDELTRAPFEAAKGEIDRRLAASYGIEVDELQPWHYHDPFFQESPAVFKGDLDAVYKDVDIVKLTRDFYDGIGLPIDDVIARSDLFEKPGKSPHAFCTDIDREGDVRVLCNIVPNEKWMATTLHEMGHSVYSSKNIPRELPYVLRTDAHILCTEGVAMMFERFSKSADWLAAMGVKTPDPTEFNKTGAAMRRNQLLIFSRWCQVMFRFEKGLYEDPTQDLNALWWKLVEKYQGVRPVAGRNEPDYASKIHIVSAPAYYHNYMLGQLFASQVHAAIARQVLGGAQPATAIYVDNPQVGEFMKARVFAPGRTLDWNALTKHATGEDLNPKAFAADFGDD; the protein is encoded by the coding sequence ATGCGCTTAACCCGCGCCTTATTGCTAACCACTGGGACGACCCTTTGCATGTTGTGCGCCTCCCCTGCGTTGGCGGCGGACGCCGATCTGGCGGAACGGGCCGCCCGCTTCGTCGCCGAGCATGAGCAAAAAATCCGGCCGCTGGAGATCGAGGTTTCCAAAAGCTGGTGGCTGGCCAACACCACGGGCGAGAGCAGCGCGTTCGAGCGCAAGCAGACGCTGGAAACCCAGCTCGACGTGGCGCTGGCCGACCCGGAGCGCTTCGCCGAGCTCAAGGCGCTGCACGAGGGGCGCGAGCAGATCGCCGACCCGATTCTCCAGCGGCAGATCGTCGTTTTATATCTGCAATATCTGGCCAAGCAGGTCGATCCCGATTTGCTCAAGCAGATCATCGCCAAGTCGAACGCGGTGGAACAGGCGTTCAACGTCTTTCGTCCGCAGGTCGATGGCACGGAGAAGACCGACAACGAGGTGCGGCAGGTGCTCTCCAGCTCCAAAGACTCGGCGCGCCGTCGGGCGTATTGGGAGGCGAGCAAGAAAGTGGGGGGCGTGGTGGCCGCCGACCTGGCCGAGTTGGTGCGACTGCGCAATGAAGCGGCGCACAAGCTGGGCTTCAAGAACTATCACGTGATGCAGCTTTATCTGGCCGAGCAAGATCAGGCCAAGATGCTGGCCCTGTTCGACGAACTGGACGAACTGACCCGCGCGCCATTTGAGGCCGCTAAAGGGGAGATCGACCGGCGGCTGGCCGCCAGCTACGGCATCGAGGTCGACGAGCTACAGCCGTGGCACTATCACGACCCGTTCTTTCAGGAGTCTCCCGCCGTTTTCAAAGGGGACTTGGACGCGGTGTACAAGGACGTGGACATCGTCAAGCTGACCCGCGACTTTTACGATGGCATCGGCTTGCCGATCGACGACGTGATCGCCCGCAGCGATCTGTTCGAAAAGCCCGGCAAAAGCCCGCACGCCTTCTGCACCGACATCGACCGCGAGGGAGATGTGCGCGTGCTGTGCAACATCGTGCCGAACGAGAAGTGGATGGCCACCACGCTGCACGAGATGGGGCACTCGGTCTATAGCAGCAAGAACATTCCGCGCGAGCTCCCCTATGTGCTGCGGACCGATGCGCACATCTTATGCACCGAAGGTGTGGCCATGATGTTCGAGCGCTTTTCCAAGAGCGCCGATTGGTTGGCCGCCATGGGGGTAAAGACGCCCGACCCCACCGAGTTCAACAAGACCGGCGCGGCGATGCGGCGCAATCAACTGCTTATTTTCTCGCGCTGGTGTCAGGTGATGTTCCGCTTTGAAAAGGGGCTGTACGAGGATCCAACTCAAGATCTGAACGCGCTGTGGTGGAAGCTGGTCGAGAAGTATCAAGGTGTCCGTCCGGTGGCGGGGCGCAACGAGCCCGACTATGCCAGCAAGATTCACATCGTCAGCGCGCCGGCCTACTACCACAACTACATGCTGGGGCAGTTGTTCGCCTCGCAGGTGCATGCGGCGATCGCCCGCCAGGTGCTGGGCGGCGCTCAGCCGGCCACGGCCATTTATGTCGATAATCCGCAAGTGGGCGAGTTCATGAAGGCACGCGTCTTCGCGCCAGGCCGGACTCTTGATTGGAACGCGCTGACCAAACACGCCACCGGCGAAGACCTGAACCCCAAGGCGTTCGCCGCGGACTTTGGTGATGATTAG
- a CDS encoding multidrug efflux SMR transporter, whose translation MPWLFLIAAIVLEVAGTTSMKLSEGFTRWAPSAAMFVFYLLSLAALTMALKALDVSVAYAVWAGLGTALIALVGMAWFGEAVTASKVFCLALIIAGVVGLNLSGGAHGGHPQQQQAGQP comes from the coding sequence ATGCCCTGGTTGTTTTTGATCGCGGCCATTGTGCTGGAGGTGGCGGGGACCACGTCGATGAAGCTGTCGGAGGGGTTCACGCGGTGGGCGCCATCGGCGGCGATGTTCGTGTTTTATCTGTTGAGCCTGGCCGCGCTGACCATGGCGCTCAAGGCGCTCGATGTGAGCGTGGCGTACGCCGTGTGGGCAGGCCTGGGGACCGCGCTGATCGCGCTGGTGGGCATGGCGTGGTTCGGCGAGGCGGTCACCGCCAGCAAGGTGTTTTGCCTGGCGCTGATTATTGCCGGCGTGGTGGGACTGAATTTGAGCGGCGGCGCGCATGGCGGGCATCCGCAACAACAGCAGGCGGGGCAACCGTGA
- a CDS encoding sugar phosphate isomerase/epimerase gives MKLGFVTAILPELSLNEVLAFAAAEDYDNVEVMCWPMGPADRRFAGVTHIDVAGFTQAQADDVNALCDRHGVGISGLGYYPNPMSNNPQEAETAIAHLLQVIDAARLLGLKNVNTFIGNDHTRDLEHNFERFQRVWPAIIRHAEERDVRIGIENCPMYFGQNEWPGGKNMARSPEIWRRMFAAIPSAHFGLNFDPSHFILQMMDYIEPMYEFRDKLFHTHAKDLKIDRKALNAKGAFAIGWEVPKLPGLGDVNWNAWISALTDVGYQGTVSVEVEDDAFRHELSRRKLSLRISHDVLRPLIGGAARG, from the coding sequence ATGAAGCTGGGTTTTGTGACGGCGATCTTGCCGGAGTTGTCGCTGAACGAGGTGTTGGCCTTTGCCGCGGCCGAGGACTACGACAACGTGGAGGTGATGTGCTGGCCGATGGGGCCCGCCGATCGCCGCTTCGCGGGAGTCACGCATATCGACGTCGCCGGCTTCACCCAGGCCCAGGCCGACGACGTGAACGCCTTGTGCGACCGGCATGGCGTGGGCATCTCTGGCTTGGGGTATTATCCCAACCCAATGTCGAATAATCCACAGGAGGCAGAGACCGCTATAGCGCACCTGTTGCAGGTGATCGACGCGGCGCGTTTGTTGGGGCTAAAGAACGTGAACACGTTCATCGGCAACGACCACACGCGCGACCTGGAACATAACTTCGAGCGCTTTCAACGGGTGTGGCCGGCGATCATCCGGCATGCCGAGGAACGCGACGTGCGGATCGGCATCGAGAACTGCCCCATGTACTTCGGCCAGAACGAGTGGCCAGGGGGCAAGAACATGGCGCGGTCGCCCGAGATTTGGCGGCGGATGTTCGCGGCGATTCCATCGGCCCATTTTGGGCTGAACTTCGATCCGTCGCATTTCATCCTGCAGATGATGGACTACATCGAGCCGATGTACGAGTTTCGCGACAAGCTGTTTCACACGCACGCCAAGGATTTGAAGATCGACCGCAAGGCGCTGAACGCCAAGGGCGCCTTCGCCATTGGCTGGGAGGTGCCGAAACTGCCGGGGCTGGGCGATGTGAACTGGAACGCCTGGATCTCGGCGCTGACCGACGTGGGCTATCAGGGGACGGTGTCGGTGGAAGTGGAAGACGACGCGTTTCGGCATGAGCTTTCGCGGCGCAAGTTGAGCCTGCGCATCTCGCACGACGTGCTGCGACCGTTGATTGGGGGCGCGGCGCGAGGTTAG
- the ftsH gene encoding ATP-dependent zinc metalloprotease FtsH — MLLLLWQEAADSFAIRTIDYSEFKSHMAAGEVKEATVRTEEIQGIIELKAKPKSTPAKSIPAKSDSKTADSQSADKKSEPAVGAKRKPLKINKALPTAPVGPTTFHFRTIRVDPDDDLVRDLEAKVPKYRGERPSLMATIILSWVLPLALLILLWVFISRRLGAAGQAVMSFGKSRAKLMADKHTGVTFADVAGCDEAKYELQEVVDFLKNPQRYEALGAKIPKGVLLVGPPGTGKTLLARAVAGEAKAPFFSLSGSDFVEMFVGVGASRVRDLFEQAKATAPCIIFIDELDAIGRQRGVHIGAVNDEREQTLNQLLVEMDGFAPNVGIIILAATNRPDVLDRALLRPGRFDRQVVVDAPDIDGRVAILKVHSREKPLAAEVDLRSVAQHTPGFSGADLANALNEAALLAARRGAKEITQHDLEEAVEKVIAGPERKSRKLIEAERRRVAYHEVGHALVAAYSEHSDPVHKISIVPRGRAALGYTLHLPEEEQFLLTRADLIDRIKGLLGGRAAEEVVFGDVSTGAENDLDRATAMARRMVCIYGMSPSVGLVHIGHRQHPFLSGGMDGELQRDFSEHTARDVDAEVKKLLDDAYHQAKQILTDHRDQLESVSQELLEHENIDRQTFNRLIGRSAAANGESPPAPETPSPLPTPPAE; from the coding sequence ATGCTCTTGCTGTTGTGGCAGGAGGCCGCCGACAGCTTCGCGATTCGCACCATTGACTACAGCGAATTCAAAAGTCACATGGCCGCGGGCGAGGTGAAAGAGGCCACCGTCCGCACCGAGGAAATCCAAGGGATCATCGAGCTTAAGGCGAAACCGAAATCGACCCCAGCGAAGTCGATCCCCGCCAAGAGCGATTCCAAGACTGCGGACTCTCAAAGCGCGGACAAGAAGAGCGAGCCCGCCGTCGGCGCCAAGCGCAAACCGCTCAAGATCAACAAGGCGCTCCCCACCGCACCGGTCGGCCCGACGACGTTCCACTTCCGCACGATTCGAGTCGATCCCGACGACGACCTGGTGCGCGACCTTGAGGCCAAAGTGCCGAAGTATCGCGGCGAGCGGCCCAGCCTGATGGCCACGATTATCCTCTCTTGGGTATTGCCGCTGGCGCTATTGATCTTGCTGTGGGTGTTCATCTCGCGCCGTCTGGGCGCCGCTGGACAAGCGGTGATGAGCTTTGGCAAGAGCCGCGCCAAGCTGATGGCCGACAAGCACACCGGCGTCACCTTTGCCGATGTCGCCGGCTGCGACGAGGCCAAGTACGAATTGCAAGAAGTCGTCGACTTCCTCAAGAACCCGCAGCGCTACGAGGCGCTGGGCGCCAAGATCCCCAAGGGCGTGCTGCTGGTCGGGCCGCCGGGCACCGGCAAGACGCTGCTAGCGCGGGCCGTGGCGGGCGAGGCGAAGGCGCCGTTCTTTTCGCTGTCTGGCAGCGACTTTGTCGAGATGTTCGTGGGCGTTGGCGCCTCGCGGGTGCGCGATCTGTTCGAGCAGGCCAAGGCCACCGCGCCTTGCATCATCTTCATCGACGAGCTCGACGCGATCGGCCGCCAACGCGGGGTGCATATCGGCGCAGTCAACGACGAACGCGAACAAACCTTGAACCAATTGCTCGTCGAGATGGATGGCTTCGCCCCGAATGTCGGGATCATCATTCTGGCGGCCACCAACCGGCCCGACGTGCTCGACCGCGCCCTGCTGCGCCCCGGCCGCTTCGATCGCCAGGTCGTGGTCGACGCGCCAGACATCGACGGCCGCGTGGCGATTCTCAAGGTCCACTCGCGCGAAAAGCCGTTGGCCGCCGAAGTCGATCTGCGCAGCGTGGCCCAGCACACGCCGGGCTTCTCTGGCGCCGATCTGGCCAACGCGCTCAACGAGGCCGCCCTGCTCGCCGCGCGCCGCGGCGCCAAGGAAATCACCCAACACGATCTGGAAGAAGCGGTCGAAAAGGTGATCGCCGGGCCTGAGCGCAAGAGCCGCAAGCTGATCGAGGCCGAGCGCCGCCGCGTGGCCTATCACGAGGTGGGGCACGCCCTGGTGGCCGCCTACAGCGAACACTCCGATCCAGTCCACAAAATCAGCATTGTGCCGCGCGGCCGCGCCGCGCTCGGCTACACCCTGCACCTGCCGGAGGAAGAGCAGTTCTTGCTCACGCGGGCCGATCTGATCGATCGTATCAAGGGGCTGCTGGGCGGCCGCGCCGCTGAGGAGGTGGTGTTTGGCGACGTGAGCACCGGCGCCGAGAACGATCTTGACCGCGCCACTGCCATGGCGCGCCGCATGGTTTGCATCTACGGCATGAGCCCCTCGGTGGGGTTGGTGCATATTGGTCACCGTCAACACCCGTTCTTGAGCGGCGGCATGGATGGCGAACTGCAGCGCGACTTCAGCGAGCACACTGCCCGCGATGTCGACGCCGAAGTGAAAAAGCTGCTCGACGACGCCTACCACCAGGCAAAGCAAATCCTGACCGACCATCGCGATCAACTGGAGTCGGTGAGCCAGGAGTTGTTGGAGCACGAGAACATCGACCGGCAGACGTTTAACCGCCTGATCGGCCGCTCGGCCGCCGCCAATGGCGAGTCGCCGCCGGCGCCCGAGACACCTTCTCCCTTGCCGACTCCGCCGGCCGAATAG
- a CDS encoding glycosyltransferase, whose protein sequence is MVRLSIIIPALNQIEELESTLVAVLANRPPHSEVIVVLSAPYADPYALADEVRFVEARQGAGWAESVNAGLVAAHATIAHVLSPGAQVSEGWTAAVLRHFDDPRVAAVTPLVLDAADPTRVLAAGVVYRASGQRGLAGAGLSASVIAEAPAPAIGPTHWAGFYRRTAVERVGGLAVAVGDQLADVDLAFRLKYTGYRAVSEPLCQVRAPRKPQAAVRRFRQALEAERFFWRRQVVVGGVGSLVRHGALWTLETVRGIVRGAAPATVLGRICGLLEIFGHRRHGQRLRMARSVVVATMNTNQPPEADQQRMILRIDGAHRAPSRTRGIATERRKLAA, encoded by the coding sequence GTGGTCCGCCTGTCGATTATTATCCCCGCTCTGAATCAGATTGAAGAACTCGAGTCGACGCTGGTGGCGGTGCTGGCGAATCGTCCGCCGCACAGCGAAGTGATCGTGGTGCTCAGCGCGCCCTACGCAGACCCGTACGCGCTGGCGGACGAGGTGCGTTTTGTCGAGGCGCGACAAGGCGCCGGCTGGGCCGAGAGCGTCAACGCCGGCCTGGTGGCGGCGCATGCCACGATTGCGCATGTGCTCAGCCCTGGCGCGCAGGTGAGCGAAGGCTGGACGGCAGCGGTGCTGCGCCACTTCGACGATCCGCGCGTGGCGGCGGTCACGCCGCTGGTGCTCGACGCGGCCGATCCCACGCGCGTGCTGGCGGCGGGGGTCGTGTATCGCGCCAGTGGGCAGCGCGGCCTGGCGGGCGCCGGATTGTCGGCGAGCGTCATTGCCGAGGCGCCCGCGCCGGCGATCGGTCCCACGCATTGGGCAGGCTTCTATCGCCGTACGGCCGTAGAGCGCGTCGGAGGCCTGGCTGTAGCGGTGGGCGACCAGTTGGCCGACGTCGATCTGGCGTTTCGCCTCAAGTACACCGGCTATCGCGCGGTGAGCGAGCCGCTGTGCCAGGTGCGCGCGCCGCGCAAGCCGCAGGCCGCAGTGCGCCGCTTCCGCCAGGCGCTAGAGGCCGAACGCTTCTTCTGGCGCCGGCAGGTGGTCGTGGGAGGCGTGGGTTCGCTCGTGCGGCATGGGGCGCTATGGACGCTCGAAACAGTGCGCGGCATCGTGCGCGGCGCCGCCCCAGCTACCGTACTGGGGCGCATCTGCGGGCTACTGGAGATCTTTGGCCACCGACGCCACGGCCAAAGACTGCGCATGGCGCGTTCGGTGGTGGTGGCCACTATGAACACCAACCAGCCGCCCGAGGCCGACCAACAGCGAATGATCTTGCGGATCGACGGCGCGCATCGGGCGCCGTCGCGAACACGCGGCATCGCGACGGAGCGCCGCAAACTCGCGGCGTAA